A region from the Pseudomonas promysalinigenes genome encodes:
- a CDS encoding DUF1249 domain-containing protein yields MEVNLLRERYRVDLAGLQAACEANYARLMRLLPDMRTTQSSRRIGMTQGDQMLGVLVLDVLLACPYTTTVRVRQEHSLPWLPVPQLEVQVYHDARMAEVISAEHTRRLRSIYPYPNKAMHQPDEKAQLNLFLGEWLSHCLACGHELASVR; encoded by the coding sequence GTGGAAGTGAACCTTTTGCGTGAGCGTTATCGGGTCGATCTGGCCGGGCTGCAGGCAGCCTGCGAGGCCAACTACGCCCGGCTCATGCGCCTGCTGCCCGATATGCGTACAACGCAGAGTTCCCGGCGCATTGGCATGACCCAGGGTGACCAGATGCTGGGTGTGCTAGTGCTCGATGTGCTGTTGGCTTGCCCATACACCACCACCGTGCGCGTGCGCCAGGAGCACAGCCTGCCATGGCTGCCGGTGCCGCAGCTGGAGGTGCAGGTGTATCACGATGCGCGCATGGCCGAGGTGATCAGCGCCGAGCATACCCGGCGCCTGCGCAGCATTTACCCGTACCCCAACAAGGCCATGCACCAGCCGGACGAAAAGGCGCAGCTCAATCTGTTTCTGGGTGAATGGCTCAGCCACTGCCTGGCCTGCGGCCATGAACTGGCAAGTGTGCGCTGA
- a CDS encoding NUDIX domain-containing protein → MTDTLNSVPKAVEIVNRANCFKGFYKLDKVQLRHELFAGGMGREISRELFVRHDAVCVLPYDPLRDEVVLIEQFRVGALEKIDNPWLIEMVAGLIDKDEQPEEVAHREAEEEAGLSFSALWPMTRYFPSPGGSDEYVHLFLGRCSSESAGGLHGLEEEGEDIRVRVWSFEDALQAVRDGRICNAATIIGLQWLALNKDEVRGMWK, encoded by the coding sequence ATGACAGATACGTTGAATTCGGTGCCCAAGGCGGTCGAGATCGTCAACCGGGCAAACTGTTTCAAGGGCTTTTACAAACTCGACAAAGTGCAGCTGCGCCACGAACTGTTCGCTGGCGGCATGGGCCGCGAGATCAGCCGTGAACTGTTCGTGCGCCACGACGCAGTGTGCGTACTGCCCTACGACCCGCTGCGCGACGAGGTGGTGTTGATCGAGCAGTTTCGCGTGGGCGCTCTGGAAAAAATCGATAACCCTTGGCTGATCGAAATGGTCGCCGGGCTGATCGACAAGGACGAGCAACCGGAAGAAGTCGCCCATCGCGAAGCCGAAGAAGAGGCGGGGCTGAGTTTCAGCGCCTTGTGGCCCATGACTCGCTACTTCCCCTCTCCTGGTGGTAGCGATGAGTACGTTCACCTGTTTCTGGGGCGTTGCAGCAGCGAAAGCGCCGGGGGCCTGCATGGGCTCGAAGAAGAGGGCGAGGACATTCGCGTGCGGGTCTGGTCGTTCGAAGATGCGCTACAGGCAGTGCGTGACGGGCGCATCTGCAACGCGGCGACCATCATCGGCCTGCAGTGGCTGGCGCTGAACAAAGATGAAGTTCGAGGTATGTGGAAGTGA
- a CDS encoding RsiV family protein → MTLVKLTSVAVLALALGACQSLFAPNYRTPLEVKRDAWEHVKPGCSASDCPLVNIDTVHFPAQPKLDAIVEKRLLQLTEDNQHGTAPSSLQAYEQQYLASADKRNSSYLQAKVREQHDGLVIIELSSYLDSGGAHGMPGRGFINYSRKLDKVLTLQDMLVPGQEQAFWKTVEESHRAWLISVGMDKDAEFVKTWPFKRSPHIALTYGAVVVKYEVYAIAPYSMGHVELKIPYPRLNGILKPELFPGRG, encoded by the coding sequence ATGACACTCGTCAAACTGACTTCCGTGGCCGTGCTGGCACTCGCTCTGGGCGCCTGCCAGAGCCTGTTCGCGCCCAACTACCGGACCCCGCTGGAGGTCAAGCGTGATGCCTGGGAGCACGTCAAGCCCGGCTGCAGCGCCAGCGACTGCCCGCTGGTGAACATCGACACCGTTCATTTCCCGGCCCAGCCCAAGCTCGACGCCATTGTCGAAAAACGCCTGCTGCAACTGACCGAAGACAATCAGCATGGCACCGCGCCAAGCTCCCTGCAGGCCTACGAGCAGCAATACCTGGCCAGTGCCGACAAACGCAACAGCAGCTACTTGCAAGCCAAGGTACGCGAGCAGCATGACGGGCTGGTGATCATCGAGCTGTCCAGCTACCTGGACAGTGGCGGCGCCCACGGTATGCCGGGGCGCGGTTTCATCAACTACTCGCGCAAGCTGGATAAGGTCCTGACCCTGCAGGACATGCTGGTGCCAGGCCAGGAGCAAGCCTTCTGGAAGACCGTCGAGGAGTCCCACCGCGCCTGGCTGATCAGCGTTGGCATGGACAAGGATGCCGAGTTCGTCAAGACCTGGCCATTCAAGCGCTCGCCACACATCGCCTTGACCTACGGCGCAGTCGTGGTGAAGTACGAGGTGTATGCCATTGCGCCCTATTCCATGGGCCACGTCGAACTGAAAATCCCCTATCCGCGCCTGAACGGCATCCTCAAGCCCGAGCTATTTCCCGGCCGCGGCTGA